One region of Quercus lobata isolate SW786 chromosome 2, ValleyOak3.0 Primary Assembly, whole genome shotgun sequence genomic DNA includes:
- the LOC115959978 gene encoding LOW QUALITY PROTEIN: MLO protein homolog 1 (The sequence of the model RefSeq protein was modified relative to this genomic sequence to represent the inferred CDS: inserted 1 base in 1 codon; substituted 1 base at 1 genomic stop codon), translated as MAAGATGERSFQETPTWAVAVVCVVFVIISLLIEHGIHSLGKWFRKRRNKALIEALEKIKAELMLLGFISLLLTVATTYITRICIPSKLGNTMLPCRIDATKKDQGGAGRRKLLSNDENVMWRRVLAGSGGDDFCTKNGKVPLISQIAVHQLHILIFVLAVFHILYSVITMALGQAKMMKWKAWESETESLEYQFTNDPARFRFTHQTSFVRRHSGLSRIPGIKWIVSFCRQFFGSLSKVDYLTIRHGFISAHFAPXKFNFLKYIKRSLEDDFKVVVGISIPLWMFAVIFLLLNVYKWYSLTWLALAPLIIILLVGTKLELIIMEMAQEIQDRTAFVKGAPVVEPSNKYFXFNRPQWILYLIHFTEFQNAFQMAYFLWTWYEFKITSCFHENLLLLLIRVSLGVALQFLCSYSTFPLYALVTQMGSHMKQAIFEEQTAKALKKWHKAVKDKKKLRKGGVDSSSGFMSGENTPSRGTSPIHLLHKHQSNKSDFEADLYSPKSYQSDTDLPEIEGSTTNSAFQAIGHAIRAGSPRLARIDVSRDGFLAEHDLPPVVLPGVRDPYLAEQLPPPNEPGVAVHAEEEAESSRLSLEDEIDEFHFEEEVQQTPLVELSDPEGERDRHSAVGAPPIVICSDDTSDEETQPMAGKGKSLKELMASRGKGQSSKGPSPSKAKALPPVVPQGVSEPGLKVNPDLKKRSVDIPEEGEVVAQPTKQQKTTRAPRSRRGSSSERRDEEDTAEVRATPRTWSPKLELDGVAIPYNTSVREYNRGRAGYVAEALEQPLLLPRDMEAYRRFSQPELFLSLKRDLAMITQQVFVAEEFCRGNSNRVEVENQARAEVEKALGSLKHDHAELMNKFKDSEN; from the exons ATGGCTGCCGGTGCTACAGGAGAAAGGTCTTTCCAAGAGACACCTACATGGGCTGTTGCGGTTGTAtgtgttgtgtttgtgattaTATCTTTATTAATCGAACATGGAATTCATTCTCTTGGAAAG TGGTTTCGGAAACGCCGGAACAAGGCCTTGATTGAAGCTTTGGAGAAAATTAAAGCTG AGTTAATGCTATTAGGTTTCATATCCCTACTGCTTACAGTGGCTACAACCTATATCACAAGGATATGCATACCTTCAAAACTTGGCAACACTATGCTTCCATGTAGAATTGATGCTACTAAGAAGGATCAGGGAGGTGCTGGCAGGAGAAAATTACTTTCAAATGATGAAAATGTAATGTGGCGCAGAGTATTGGCAGGGTCTGGTGGAGATgatttttgcacaaaaaat GGTAAAGTGCCATTGATTTCACAAATAGCAGTGCACCAACTGCATATATTAATCTTCGTCCTTGCAGTTTTTCATATCCTCTACAGCGTCATTACCATGGCATTGGGGCAAGCTAAA ATGATGAAATGGAAAGCTTGGGAATCGGAAACTGAATCCTTGGAATATCAATTCACGAACG ATCCAGCACGATTTAGGTTCACTCATCAAACATCCTTTGTGAGGCGTCATTCTGGCTTGTCAAGAATACCTGGGATCAAATGGATT GTATCATTCTGCAGGCAATTTTTTGGCTCGCTGTCAAAGGTGGACTATTTGACAATACGCCATGGTTTTATCAGT GCACATTTTGCCC GCAAATTTAATTTCCTCAAGTATATTAAAAGATCATTGGAAGATGATTTTAAAGTTGTCGTGGGTATCAG TATTCCATTATGGAtgtttgcagttatttttttgcttctcaatGTTTACa AATGGTACTCGCTCACCTGGTTGGCCTTAGCACCACTAATT ATAATTCTATTAGTAGGCACAAAGCTTGAACTTATTATCATGGAGATGGCTCAAGAAATTCAAGATCGAACTGCATTTGTTAAGGGTGCTCCAGTGGTAGAGCCAAGCAACAagtatttttagtttaataGACCCCAATGGATTCTCTATTTGATACATTTTACCGAGTTCCAG AATGCTTTCCAAATGGCATATTTTCTGTGGACGTG GTATGAGTTCAAGATCACATCATGCTTCCACGAAAACTTGCTGTTATTATTGATAAGAGTTTCCCTTGGTGTAGCCCTTCAATTCCTATGCAGCTATAGCACTTTTCCTCTCTACGCCTTGGTGACACAA ATGGGTTCTCACATGAAGCAAGCTATCTTTGAGGAGCAAACAGCAAAAGCACTTAAGAAATGGCATAAGGCTGTAAAGGAtaagaaaaaattgaggaaAGGTGGAGTAGATAGTTCTTCAGGATTTATGAGTGGGGAAAACACACCAAGCCGAGGGACATCACCCATTCACTTGCTTCACAAGCACCAGTCCAATAAATCAGATTTTGAAGCTGATCTTTATTCCCCAAAATCTTACCAATCCGATACTGACCTTCCGGAGATTGAGGGTTCCACTACTAATAG CGCTTTCCAagctatcggtcacgccataagggctggtagtccgaggttggctagaaTTGACGTGTCCCGGGACGGGTTCTTAGCcgaacacgatctgccaccagttgtgttgcccggtgttagagatcCCTACCTGGccgagcagctacctccgccgaACGAGCCTGGTGTTGCCGTTCATGCTGAAGAGGaggctgaatcatctcgtctttcccttgaggacGAAATAGACGAGTTTCactttgaggaggaagttcagcagaCCCCCTTGGTGGAACTTTCCGATCCTGAAGGAGAGCGGGATCGACATTCTGCAGTAGGTGCCCCTCCCATtgttatctgctcggacgatacttcggacgaagagacACAGCCAatggcaggaaagggaaaatcCCTGAAGGaactgatggcctcccgagggaaaggtcagtcatcGAAAGGACCCTCCCCTTCAAAAGCCAAAGCCCTTCCTCCTGTGGTCCCTCAGGGCGTTTCCGAGcctggccttaaggttaatccggatTTGAAGAAAAGGTCGGTTGACATCCccgaggagggtgaggtggttgcTCAGCCGACCAAACAGCAAAAGACCACCCGTGCCCCAAGGAGCAGACGGGGCAGCTCCTCGGAAAGGCGGGACGAGGAGGACACTGCTGAGGTGCGCGCCACTCCGCGCACATggagccccaagttggagctggatggggttgccatccccTATAACACCTCGGTCCGTGAGTACAACCGAGGCCGGGCTGGTTACGTGGCCGAGGCCCTAGAGCAGCCCCTGCTCCTTCCTCGAGATATGGAAGCTTATAGGCGATTCTCTCAACCTGAGCTCTTCCTATCCCTCAAAAGGGATCTTGCGATG ATTACccagcaggtatttgtggctgaggaattttgtcGCGGTAATAGCAACAGGGTTGAGGTCGAGAACCAAGCTCGGGCGGAGGTGGAGAAAgccttggggtccctcaagcatGATCACGCCGAGCTCATGAATAAGTTCAAGGACTCGGAGAACTAG